One genomic window of Chitinophagaceae bacterium includes the following:
- a CDS encoding YihY/virulence factor BrkB family protein, with protein sequence MTKAKREVKHKRPSHILQLIAKSFVVLKTNNPLQMAGATAFFTTFALPSILIILIQLFGLFINQKFLSSELIKRLTEILGKEEGAQITQILLNFRELADNRYVTIGGFLFLMFVASTLFNEVKNSINQIWQLKIRSKPGLLFSLSIRGRSFVVIGMAGILFLAGLLTEGLVIFFGRNLDQLLPGSRLFFQGAFSEFISIIIVSTWFVLLLRFLADGRPSWKSAIAGGLLTGVLFTAGKLLLIWALPRSNIGTIYGASGSVVLLLLFVFYSSFILYFGACFTKVLSEALGLAIVPVDKAYHYKIMEVEE encoded by the coding sequence ATGACAAAAGCAAAGCGAGAGGTAAAACATAAACGTCCTTCTCACATTTTACAACTGATAGCGAAGTCATTTGTAGTCTTAAAAACAAACAATCCTTTGCAAATGGCCGGAGCTACGGCATTCTTTACCACTTTCGCTCTTCCATCTATTCTCATTATTCTTATTCAGTTGTTTGGTTTGTTTATCAATCAGAAATTTCTGAGTTCAGAATTAATAAAAAGACTGACTGAAATATTAGGAAAGGAGGAAGGTGCTCAAATCACACAAATACTCCTTAATTTCAGAGAGCTTGCAGATAACCGCTATGTGACGATAGGTGGTTTTTTGTTTTTGATGTTTGTGGCTTCTACGCTCTTCAACGAGGTAAAAAATTCCATCAATCAAATCTGGCAGCTCAAAATCAGATCAAAGCCCGGACTGTTGTTTAGTTTATCCATCAGAGGAAGATCTTTTGTGGTGATTGGCATGGCCGGTATTCTTTTTCTCGCCGGATTACTCACAGAAGGACTTGTTATTTTCTTTGGCAGGAACCTCGATCAGCTTTTGCCGGGAAGCAGGCTCTTTTTCCAAGGGGCCTTCAGTGAATTTATCTCCATAATTATTGTAAGCACCTGGTTTGTTCTTTTGCTGCGCTTTCTTGCTGATGGCAGACCTTCATGGAAATCAGCCATTGCCGGTGGCCTATTAACAGGCGTATTATTTACGGCCGGAAAGCTGTTGCTGATTTGGGCATTGCCACGCAGTAACATAGGAACCATTTATGGTGCTTCCGGATCAGTGGTGCTGCTTCTGCTTTTCGTGTTTTATTCTTCCTTCATCCTCTATTTTGGCGCCTGCTTTACCAAAGTGCTTTCAGAAGCACTTGGTCTCGCTATAGTTCCTGTTGATAAGGCGTACCATTATAAAATTATGGAGGTGGAAGAATAA
- a CDS encoding YceI family protein — MANFIDNKNIVRNFLLFFTWLLFAGAVNSTIQQKQLFEKLDYSILEGSRISVLGSTNINEFTCFSDEKYSHNKVEFQFDNLKNSIQFKDAILKVPVVSLDCGNAAMNSNLCRTLKGDKFPFITVEILQAKSRDGKSLKLSGITTLIANVRITMAGESKLHDILFTGKQTSSGQYYFSGLHNLTFSDYHLEPPEALFGLVKVNDLIAVKFALNISANVLIVQ; from the coding sequence ATGGCTAATTTTATCGACAATAAAAATATCGTTCGCAACTTCCTCCTCTTTTTCACCTGGTTGCTATTTGCCGGCGCAGTAAATTCCACTATTCAACAAAAGCAATTATTTGAAAAACTTGATTATTCAATATTAGAAGGCAGCAGAATTTCTGTACTGGGCTCCACCAACATCAATGAATTCACCTGCTTTTCAGATGAAAAATATTCACATAACAAAGTTGAGTTCCAATTTGATAACCTGAAAAACAGTATCCAATTTAAAGATGCCATTCTTAAAGTGCCTGTTGTTTCCCTCGATTGCGGCAATGCTGCCATGAACAGTAACCTTTGCAGAACTTTGAAAGGCGATAAATTTCCATTTATAACAGTTGAAATTCTGCAGGCAAAATCAAGAGATGGAAAATCTTTAAAACTATCCGGCATTACAACTCTGATTGCCAATGTTAGGATTACAATGGCCGGTGAAAGTAAATTACACGATATTCTATTTACCGGAAAGCAAACTTCTTCCGGGCAATACTATTTTTCAGGATTGCACAACCTGACTTTTAGCGACTACCACCTGGAGCCACCGGAAGCCTTATTCGGACTGGTAAAAGTGAACGACCTGATTGCAGTGAAGTTTGCACTTAATATATCTGCGAATGTGTTGATCGTGCAATAA
- a CDS encoding YceI family protein, translating into MKNIIILSLTMLLAAGLTVHAQTTSYVFSPNHEFEIKGTSNVHDWEESVEKINGYGSFVINPNGSISILSVVFKVECKDIKSTHGSIMDSKTYDALKAEKNPLITYKLLSQINNVMPSTTGNTVIAKGQLTIAGVTKPIDLQVKVAVKADGSISFEGTKTIKMTDFDISPPTAFMGAMKVGDEVVLSFKTVMQKN; encoded by the coding sequence ATGAAAAATATCATAATCCTATCGCTGACAATGTTGCTTGCCGCTGGTTTGACTGTTCATGCGCAAACCACCAGTTATGTCTTTTCTCCAAACCATGAATTTGAGATAAAAGGAACCTCTAACGTGCATGATTGGGAGGAATCAGTGGAGAAGATAAATGGTTACGGATCATTTGTTATAAATCCGAATGGCAGTATTTCCATTTTATCGGTTGTATTTAAAGTTGAATGCAAAGACATCAAGAGCACGCATGGTTCCATTATGGATTCGAAAACGTATGACGCGCTGAAAGCAGAAAAAAATCCACTCATAACTTATAAACTCCTTTCGCAAATTAACAATGTGATGCCATCAACTACTGGCAACACCGTTATCGCGAAAGGCCAACTTACCATTGCCGGGGTTACCAAACCCATAGATTTGCAGGTAAAGGTTGCAGTAAAAGCGGATGGCTCCATCTCATTTGAAGGAACGAAAACAATTAAAATGACAGACTTCGATATTAGTCCACCTACCGCTTTCATGGGAGCCATGAAAGTAGGTGATGAAGTGGTCCTGAGCTTTAAAACCGTCATGCAGAAAAATTAA
- a CDS encoding heme-binding domain-containing protein: protein MQLLKRFLRALLSMALIAFIVIQFFHPEKNDSNDETQAITTKFEVPKEVVDILKTSCYDCHSNHTNYPWYSKIQPVDWWLDHHVKEGNEEVNFSVFASYSPRRQYRKFVEIKEQIEEGEMPLEVYTLTHKDAILNEQQKQLVIQWSLAMKDTMEHHYPIDSLQRKKM from the coding sequence ATGCAATTATTAAAAAGATTTTTGCGCGCATTGCTTTCCATGGCATTGATAGCATTCATTGTTATACAATTCTTTCATCCTGAAAAGAATGATTCAAATGATGAAACGCAAGCTATTACTACAAAATTTGAGGTGCCCAAAGAGGTGGTTGACATTCTGAAAACTTCCTGCTACGATTGCCATAGTAATCACACCAATTATCCCTGGTATTCAAAAATTCAACCCGTTGACTGGTGGCTTGATCATCATGTGAAGGAAGGAAATGAAGAGGTGAATTTTTCGGTGTTTGCTTCCTATTCGCCAAGAAGACAATACCGGAAATTTGTAGAAATTAAAGAACAAATTGAAGAAGGTGAAATGCCATTGGAAGTTTACACGCTGACACATAAAGATGCTATATTAAATGAGCAGCAAAAGCAATTGGTGATCCAATGGTCGCTTGCAATGAAAGATACGATGGAGCATCATTACCCGATAGATAGTTTGCAGCGGAAGAAAATGTAA